The following coding sequences lie in one Phycicoccus duodecadis genomic window:
- a CDS encoding molybdopterin-dependent oxidoreductase, with amino-acid sequence MSDRQLAGLAARIDARIPHPEDFGSELRGPRTTARLGVWLGVAFGVCFLTGLYSHYLQHPSPWVPLLTGPARLYQVTQGLHVAAGTAAVPLLLVKLWSVFPRFFERPSFAPRRLVLALLEKGSIALLVGAAVFQLVTGLANSAQWYPWSFDFISAHFALAWVAIGSVLLHVAVKLPVVRRAFGAPVETRPAREGAPSRRTLLRTTWLSAALAVVATTAAEVPGVRRLAVLAVRSGEGPQGVPINRSAIGADVVDLLADPAWRLTVAGPARTLELSLDDLRGMPQTEAVLPIACVEGWSAGGTWRGVRVRDLVALVGGGTDRDVAFTSLQPRGGYRTSTLPAAWVGLDDSLVALTLAGEPLHPDHGFPCRLIAPARPGVLQTKWLARVEVMWE; translated from the coding sequence ATGAGCGACCGTCAGCTGGCCGGCCTCGCCGCCCGCATCGACGCACGCATCCCCCACCCCGAGGACTTCGGCAGCGAGCTGCGGGGGCCGCGCACCACCGCCCGCCTCGGCGTCTGGCTCGGCGTCGCCTTCGGGGTCTGCTTCCTGACCGGGCTGTACAGCCACTACCTCCAGCATCCCTCGCCATGGGTGCCGCTGCTCACCGGCCCGGCCCGGCTCTACCAGGTGACCCAGGGTCTGCACGTGGCGGCGGGGACGGCCGCGGTGCCGTTGCTGCTGGTGAAGCTCTGGTCGGTCTTCCCACGCTTCTTCGAGCGCCCGTCCTTCGCGCCGCGCCGGCTGGTGCTCGCCCTGCTCGAGAAGGGCTCGATCGCGCTCCTGGTCGGCGCGGCGGTGTTCCAGCTCGTCACCGGGCTGGCCAACAGCGCCCAGTGGTACCCCTGGTCGTTCGACTTCATCAGCGCCCACTTCGCCCTGGCCTGGGTCGCCATCGGCTCGGTCCTGCTGCACGTCGCAGTCAAGCTGCCGGTCGTGCGCCGGGCCTTCGGGGCACCGGTCGAGACCCGGCCCGCTCGCGAGGGCGCGCCCTCGCGCCGGACGCTGCTGCGCACCACCTGGCTGTCGGCGGCGCTGGCCGTGGTGGCGACCACCGCGGCCGAGGTCCCCGGGGTGCGCCGCCTCGCGGTCCTGGCCGTGCGCTCGGGCGAGGGGCCGCAGGGCGTGCCGATCAACCGCAGCGCCATCGGCGCCGACGTCGTCGACCTGTTGGCGGACCCCGCCTGGCGGCTCACCGTCGCGGGGCCGGCGCGCACCCTCGAGCTCTCGCTGGACGACCTGCGCGGGATGCCCCAGACCGAGGCCGTGCTGCCCATCGCCTGCGTCGAGGGCTGGAGCGCCGGCGGCACGTGGCGCGGGGTGCGGGTGCGCGACCTCGTGGCGCTGGTCGGCGGCGGCACCGACCGCGATGTCGCCTTCACCTCGCTGCAGCCCCGCGGTGGCTACCGCACCAGCACGCTGCCGGCTGCCTGGGTCGGCCTGGACGACTCGCTCGTGGCGCTCACCCTGGCCGGCGAGCCGCTGCATCCGGACCACGGCTTCCCGTGCCGCCTCATCGCCCCCGCCCGCCCCGGCGTGCTCCAGACCAAGTGGCTCGCACGGGTCGAGGTGATGTGGGAGTGA
- a CDS encoding DUF2064 domain-containing protein: MSGRSAGRATGGSVLVMAKAPVAGQVKTRLAVGVGEAAAADLAAAALLDTLAAGATAYPPDRRVLALAGDLAAGARPDELRRAAAGWLVLQQHGRGFGDRLVHGHREAHRLAGGPVVQVGMDTPQVTAALLHEVAGLSDTHDAPVLGPADDGGWWVLVTTHPEQAEVLSGVPMSRTDTGRLTAAALAGAGHRAVVGPALRDVDHVDDAHHVAAAAPDTGFAVLWRRYAGTRALYPGAEVEERRA, from the coding sequence ATGAGCGGGCGGAGTGCCGGGCGCGCCACGGGCGGCAGCGTGCTCGTGATGGCCAAGGCCCCCGTGGCCGGGCAGGTCAAGACCCGGCTCGCGGTGGGGGTGGGCGAGGCCGCTGCCGCCGATCTGGCCGCCGCCGCCCTCCTCGACACCCTGGCCGCCGGCGCCACGGCCTACCCGCCCGACCGGCGGGTGCTGGCGCTGGCCGGCGACCTGGCCGCGGGGGCCCGCCCCGACGAGCTGCGCCGGGCCGCCGCCGGCTGGCTGGTCCTGCAGCAGCACGGTCGGGGTTTCGGCGACCGGCTGGTCCACGGCCACCGGGAGGCGCACCGGCTGGCGGGTGGCCCGGTGGTGCAGGTCGGCATGGACACCCCGCAGGTCACCGCCGCCCTCCTGCACGAGGTGGCCGGGCTGTCCGACACGCACGACGCCCCGGTGCTCGGCCCGGCCGACGACGGCGGCTGGTGGGTGCTGGTCACGACCCACCCCGAGCAGGCCGAGGTGCTCTCGGGCGTCCCGATGAGCCGCACCGACACCGGCCGCCTGACGGCCGCGGCGCTCGCCGGCGCCGGGCATCGCGCCGTGGTGGGCCCGGCCCTGCGCGACGTGGACCACGTCGACGACGCCCACCACGTGGCCGCCGCCGCTCCCGACACCGGGTTCGCCGTCCTGTGGCGCAGGTACGCTGGCACCCGGGCCCTGTACCCAGGGGCGGAGGTCGAGGAGCGCCGGGCATGA
- a CDS encoding glycosyltransferase family 2 protein, which yields MTATCDLVLPCRDEAAALPGVFALVPDGMHVVVVDNGSTDDTAEVARAHGATVVHEATPGYGAAVHAGVEAATAEYVAVLDGDGSMDPRDVLPLLDDVRSGRATMACGRRRPSRPGVWPWHARAGNAAVLAWLRRSTGLPVRDIAPMRVCRRQDLLDLGVLDRRFGYPVELLVRAQRAGWTFTERDITYHPRAEGTRSKVSGSVTGTLRAGRDFAAVLAQYGLR from the coding sequence GTGACTGCCACCTGCGACCTCGTGCTGCCGTGCCGGGACGAGGCCGCGGCGTTGCCCGGGGTCTTCGCCCTCGTCCCCGACGGGATGCACGTCGTCGTGGTCGACAACGGCTCCACCGACGACACCGCGGAGGTGGCGCGGGCCCACGGCGCGACGGTGGTGCACGAGGCGACGCCGGGCTACGGCGCGGCCGTGCACGCCGGTGTTGAGGCCGCGACCGCCGAGTACGTGGCGGTGCTAGACGGCGACGGCTCGATGGACCCGCGCGACGTCCTGCCCCTGCTCGACGACGTGCGCTCCGGGCGCGCCACGATGGCCTGCGGGCGCCGCCGCCCCTCGCGCCCCGGGGTGTGGCCGTGGCACGCCCGGGCCGGCAACGCCGCCGTGCTGGCGTGGCTGCGGCGCAGCACCGGGCTGCCGGTGCGCGACATCGCACCGATGCGGGTCTGCCGCCGCCAGGACCTGCTCGACCTCGGCGTCCTCGACCGGCGCTTCGGCTACCCGGTCGAGCTGCTGGTGCGCGCCCAGCGCGCCGGCTGGACCTTCACCGAGCGCGACATCACCTACCACCCGCGGGCCGAGGGCACCCGCTCGAAGGTGTCGGGATCGGTCACCGGCACCCTGCGCGCCGGGCGTGACTTCGCCGCCGTCCTGGCGCAGTACGGGCTGCGATGA
- a CDS encoding NAD-dependent epimerase/dehydratase family protein, which produces MRILLTGAAGFIGTATWRELVTDGHEVIAVDLLIPEAHAAATRADPPPGVHVLDVREAGAWGDLFQGVDVVVHLAAMVGAGVTAADLPLYAGHNDLGTAAVLAAMHAEGVDRFVQASSMVVYGEGRYTCPDHGPQSPGPRTPEDLDGGAFDDPCPVCGGPLDWALVDEDAPLDPRSSYAASKVAQEHYAAAWSRQAPGAAVSLRYHNVYGPGMPRDTPYSGVAAMFRSSLERGEPPTVYEDGRQMRDFVHVDDVARANLAAARAAVAADLGTHRAYNVASGHPIAIADVARAVAHGSGRDVEPTVTGQYRIGDVRHIVASPARAAAEIGFTAQVTPDEGLAAFATAPLRA; this is translated from the coding sequence ATGCGCATCCTCCTCACCGGCGCGGCCGGCTTCATCGGCACGGCGACCTGGCGCGAGCTCGTCACCGACGGCCACGAGGTGATCGCCGTCGACCTGCTCATCCCCGAGGCCCACGCCGCCGCGACCCGGGCCGACCCGCCGCCCGGGGTGCACGTGCTCGACGTCCGCGAGGCCGGGGCATGGGGCGACCTGTTCCAGGGGGTGGACGTGGTGGTGCACCTGGCCGCGATGGTGGGGGCGGGGGTCACCGCCGCCGACCTGCCCCTCTACGCCGGGCACAACGACCTGGGCACCGCGGCCGTGCTGGCCGCGATGCACGCCGAGGGGGTCGACCGGTTCGTGCAGGCGTCGTCGATGGTCGTCTACGGCGAGGGCCGCTACACCTGCCCGGACCACGGCCCGCAGAGCCCCGGCCCACGCACCCCCGAGGACCTCGACGGCGGCGCGTTCGACGACCCGTGCCCCGTCTGCGGAGGCCCGCTCGACTGGGCGCTGGTCGACGAGGACGCCCCGCTCGACCCCCGCTCGAGCTACGCCGCCAGCAAGGTCGCGCAGGAGCACTACGCCGCCGCGTGGAGCCGCCAGGCGCCCGGCGCGGCGGTGTCGCTGCGCTACCACAACGTCTACGGGCCCGGGATGCCGCGCGACACCCCCTACTCCGGGGTGGCGGCCATGTTCCGCTCCTCGCTCGAGCGCGGCGAGCCGCCGACGGTCTACGAGGACGGCCGCCAGATGCGCGACTTCGTGCACGTCGACGACGTGGCACGGGCCAACCTGGCCGCCGCGCGGGCCGCGGTCGCCGCCGACCTCGGGACCCACCGCGCCTACAACGTGGCCTCGGGGCACCCCATCGCCATCGCCGACGTGGCGCGGGCCGTGGCCCACGGGTCGGGCCGCGACGTCGAGCCGACCGTCACCGGGCAGTACCGCATCGGCGACGTGCGCCACATCGTGGCCTCCCCGGCACGGGCCGCGGCCGAGATCGGCTTCACCGCGCAGGTGACCCCCGACGAGGGGCTGGCCGCGTTCGCCACCGCGCCGCTGCGCGCCTGA
- the hisC gene encoding histidinol-phosphate transaminase: MTDDRATDAAPPTPLPVRLRAALDALPAYTPGRPATVREGLVAYKISSNENPFPPLPSVLDVLREAATAVNRYPDMAVTALTAALAERLGVPAERISTGPGSVGVLDQLIRATCDDGDEVLFAWRSFEAYPILTTMAGARPVMVPLGPGDRHDLDAMAAAVTDRTRLVLVCTPNNPTGTTVGAAELDAFLDRVPSDVLVVLDEAYLEFVDDPDAPDALAVHEARPNVVVLRTFSKAYGLAGLRVGYAVAHEPVAAALRKAALPFGVNSLAQAAAIASLEASDELDVRVKELVAERERVVAALREQGWDIPDQQANFVWFGLGDDTAAFAQACDDEGLTVRPYGTDGVRATVAEPEANDRLVEVAGRFLAARRG; encoded by the coding sequence ATGACCGACGACCGCGCCACCGACGCCGCGCCGCCGACACCGCTCCCGGTACGCCTGCGCGCCGCGCTGGACGCCCTGCCCGCCTACACCCCGGGGCGCCCGGCCACCGTGCGTGAGGGGCTGGTCGCCTACAAGATCAGCAGCAACGAGAACCCGTTCCCGCCGCTCCCCTCGGTGCTCGACGTGCTGCGCGAGGCGGCGACCGCTGTCAACCGCTACCCCGACATGGCGGTCACCGCCCTCACGGCGGCCCTGGCCGAGCGGCTCGGCGTCCCGGCCGAGCGCATCTCGACCGGGCCGGGCTCGGTGGGCGTGCTCGACCAGCTGATCCGGGCCACCTGCGACGACGGCGACGAGGTGCTCTTCGCCTGGCGCTCGTTCGAGGCCTACCCCATCCTCACCACGATGGCGGGGGCGCGGCCGGTGATGGTGCCGCTCGGCCCCGGCGACCGGCACGACCTCGACGCGATGGCCGCGGCGGTCACCGACCGCACCCGGCTGGTCCTGGTCTGCACGCCCAACAACCCCACCGGCACCACGGTCGGTGCCGCCGAGCTCGACGCGTTCCTCGACCGGGTGCCGAGCGACGTCCTGGTCGTCCTCGACGAGGCCTACCTCGAGTTCGTCGACGACCCCGACGCGCCCGACGCCCTGGCCGTGCACGAGGCCCGCCCCAACGTCGTCGTGCTGCGCACCTTCTCGAAGGCCTACGGGCTGGCCGGCCTCCGGGTCGGCTACGCCGTGGCGCACGAGCCGGTGGCCGCCGCGCTGCGCAAGGCCGCCCTGCCGTTCGGCGTCAACAGCCTGGCCCAGGCCGCGGCGATCGCCTCGCTCGAGGCCTCCGACGAGCTCGACGTACGGGTCAAGGAGCTCGTGGCCGAGCGCGAGCGGGTCGTGGCGGCGCTGCGCGAGCAGGGCTGGGACATCCCCGACCAGCAGGCCAACTTCGTGTGGTTCGGGCTGGGTGACGACACCGCCGCCTTCGCGCAGGCCTGCGACGACGAGGGCCTCACCGTGCGGCCCTACGGCACCGACGGCGTCCGGGCCACCGTCGCCGAGCCCGAGGCCAACGACCGCCTGGTCGAGGTCGCCGGGCGGTTCCTGGCCGCGCGCCGGGGCTGA
- a CDS encoding phage holin family protein produces the protein MNFLIRVGINAVALWVAALVVPGIDLAEDSSTWTSKTVTVVLVALVFGLVNAVIKPIAKFFSFPFIVLTLGLFTFVVNAFMLQITEWVGGAIGLSFSIQHFFWDAVLAAVVITLVSWVLSVVLPEAD, from the coding sequence ATGAACTTCCTGATCCGGGTCGGCATCAACGCCGTCGCGCTCTGGGTGGCGGCCCTGGTCGTGCCGGGCATCGACCTCGCCGAGGACAGCTCGACGTGGACGAGCAAGACCGTCACGGTGGTGCTGGTGGCGCTGGTCTTCGGGCTCGTCAACGCCGTCATCAAGCCGATCGCGAAGTTCTTCTCCTTCCCCTTCATCGTGCTCACGCTGGGCCTGTTCACCTTCGTGGTCAACGCGTTCATGCTGCAGATCACCGAGTGGGTCGGCGGCGCCATCGGGCTCTCGTTCTCGATCCAGCACTTCTTCTGGGACGCCGTCCTGGCCGCGGTCGTCATCACGCTGGTCTCGTGGGTGCTCAGCGTCGTCCTCCCCGAGGCGGACTGA
- the galE gene encoding UDP-glucose 4-epimerase GalE — protein MRVLVSGGAGYIGSHTVVQLVAAGYDVVVVDSFANAKPTVVGRIEGLTGQPLDVRSFDLTDHDKTEHLFADERFDAVIHFAGFKAVGESVEQPLEYYENNLGSTFSLVRAMRRHGVRRLVFSSSATVYGAEAPVPMHEDLPTSATNPYGWTKVMQEQVLRDVAAADPTWRIALLRYFNPVGAHPSGTIGEDPSGPPNNLMPYIAQVAVGRREQLAVFGDNYDTPDGTGVRDYIHVDDLAAGHIAALRRLGETTEPVSTWNLGTGHGTSVLELLHAFERACGHELPYRVIDRRPGDVAASYADPTRAEAELGWRATRTVDDMCADTWRWQSQNPHGYPDA, from the coding sequence ATGCGCGTCCTCGTCTCCGGCGGAGCCGGCTACATCGGGTCCCACACCGTCGTCCAGCTCGTGGCCGCGGGGTACGACGTCGTGGTCGTCGACTCCTTCGCGAACGCCAAGCCCACCGTCGTCGGGCGGATCGAGGGGCTCACCGGGCAGCCCCTCGACGTGCGCTCCTTCGACCTCACCGACCACGACAAGACCGAGCACCTCTTCGCCGACGAGCGGTTCGACGCCGTCATCCACTTCGCGGGGTTCAAGGCGGTGGGCGAGAGTGTCGAGCAGCCCCTGGAGTACTACGAGAACAACCTGGGCTCGACCTTCTCGCTGGTGCGCGCGATGCGGCGCCACGGGGTGCGCCGGCTGGTGTTCTCGTCGTCCGCGACCGTCTACGGGGCCGAGGCGCCGGTGCCGATGCACGAGGACCTGCCCACCTCGGCGACCAACCCGTACGGCTGGACCAAGGTGATGCAGGAGCAGGTGCTGCGTGACGTCGCCGCCGCGGACCCCACGTGGCGGATCGCGCTGCTGCGCTACTTCAACCCCGTGGGCGCGCACCCCAGCGGCACCATCGGCGAGGACCCGTCGGGGCCCCCGAACAACCTGATGCCCTACATCGCGCAGGTCGCGGTCGGGCGGCGCGAGCAGCTGGCCGTCTTCGGCGACAACTACGACACCCCCGACGGCACCGGGGTGCGCGACTACATCCACGTCGACGACCTCGCGGCCGGCCACATCGCGGCGCTGCGCCGCCTGGGCGAGACCACGGAGCCGGTGTCGACCTGGAACCTCGGCACCGGGCACGGCACGTCGGTGCTCGAGCTGCTGCACGCGTTCGAGCGGGCCTGCGGGCACGAGCTGCCCTACCGGGTGATCGACCGGCGCCCGGGCGACGTCGCCGCCTCCTACGCTGACCCGACGCGCGCCGAGGCCGAGCTGGGCTGGCGGGCGACCCGCACCGTCGACGACATGTGCGCCGACACCTGGCGCTGGCAGTCGCAGAACCCGCACGGCTACCCCGACGCCTGA
- a CDS encoding VOC family protein: MTTSPTASLAVRNCFLVVDDHDTAMAFYRDVLGFTVTQDVTNGDFRWLSLATPTQPELEITLQSVGVYPGSSAADREAMDTLLAKGLMNPLIFQCDDVDALFEHVVAAGGEVLQEPQDQFYGVRDCAFRDPAGNMLRFNQRLDRG, encoded by the coding sequence ATGACGACCTCACCCACCGCCTCGCTCGCCGTCCGCAACTGCTTCCTCGTGGTCGACGACCACGACACGGCGATGGCCTTCTACCGCGACGTGCTGGGCTTCACCGTGACCCAGGACGTGACCAACGGCGACTTCCGCTGGCTGAGCCTGGCCACGCCGACCCAGCCCGAGCTCGAGATCACCCTGCAGTCGGTCGGCGTCTACCCGGGCAGCAGCGCCGCCGACCGCGAGGCGATGGACACGCTGCTGGCCAAGGGGCTCATGAACCCGCTGATCTTCCAGTGCGACGACGTCGACGCCCTGTTCGAGCACGTGGTGGCGGCCGGCGGCGAGGTGCTCCAGGAGCCGCAGGACCAGTTCTACGGGGTGCGCGACTGTGCCTTCCGCGACCCGGCGGGGAACATGCTGCGCTTCAACCAGCGGCTCGACCGGGGCTGA
- a CDS encoding helix-turn-helix transcriptional regulator: MDRDYAQPLDVPALAAEALMSPGHFHRMFREAYDETPYQHLMTRRIERAAALLRHGDVSVTDACMAVGCTSLGSFSTRFTALLGVTPSEYRARAHGAAAVIPPCVGKLADRPAGTRSGSEKRRAGVRA; the protein is encoded by the coding sequence ATGGACCGCGACTACGCCCAGCCGCTCGACGTGCCGGCGCTCGCGGCCGAGGCCCTGATGTCGCCGGGGCACTTCCACCGCATGTTCCGCGAGGCCTACGACGAGACGCCCTACCAGCACCTGATGACCCGCCGCATCGAGCGGGCCGCGGCCCTGCTGCGGCACGGCGACGTGTCGGTCACCGACGCGTGCATGGCGGTGGGCTGTACCTCGCTGGGGTCGTTCTCGACACGGTTCACGGCACTGCTGGGCGTCACCCCGAGCGAGTACCGGGCCCGGGCGCACGGGGCGGCGGCCGTCATCCCGCCGTGCGTCGGCAAGCTCGCCGACCGGCCGGCGGGCACCCGGTCAGGTTCGGAGAAGCGCCGCGCCGGGGTGCGGGCCTAG
- a CDS encoding cytochrome ubiquinol oxidase subunit I translates to MGSSLDVARWQFAITTVYHFLFVPVTIGMSAIVAWFHLRWVRTHRPEYLRLTKFFGKLFMINFALGLVTGIVQEFQFGMNWSDYSRFVGDIFGAPLAFEALLAFFLESTFLGVWIFGWGRIPERLHAASMWLVHLGTVLSGYFILAANSFMQNPVGYRFNPETGRAEMADFLAVLTNKVQLVTFPHVILSAYMVGGAVVMGVSLWLLRREAGTADDRMYRHGVRVGAAVALVASLGVVVSGDLQGKIMTEVQPMKMAAAEALYDTTSHAPFSVLSVGPLDGSEATRIISVPGLLSFLGTGDVNGTVEGINDLKGSERALAEKVVAQYGPQMAPLVLTDDYTPIVPVAYWTFRLMMGLGFLTMLLAALTLWATRGTRVPHARWWLLVAAVTPLLPVFANSFGWIFTEMGRQPWLVYGLMTTATGVSPSVGVGEVWVSMAVYTLLYAVLAVVEVRLFLTYVRRGAAPFADPATPADADEDAPLQFAY, encoded by the coding sequence ATGGGATCGTCGCTCGACGTCGCCCGGTGGCAGTTCGCCATCACGACCGTCTACCACTTCCTCTTCGTCCCCGTGACGATCGGGATGTCGGCCATCGTGGCCTGGTTCCACCTCCGCTGGGTGCGCACCCACCGCCCCGAGTACCTCCGCCTGACGAAGTTCTTCGGCAAGCTGTTCATGATCAACTTCGCGCTCGGCCTGGTCACGGGCATCGTGCAGGAGTTCCAGTTCGGGATGAACTGGTCCGACTACAGCCGCTTCGTGGGCGACATCTTCGGCGCGCCGCTCGCGTTCGAGGCGCTGCTGGCGTTCTTCCTGGAGTCGACGTTCCTGGGCGTGTGGATCTTCGGCTGGGGGCGCATCCCCGAACGCCTGCACGCGGCCTCCATGTGGCTGGTGCACCTCGGGACGGTGCTCTCGGGCTACTTCATCCTCGCGGCGAACTCGTTCATGCAGAACCCGGTCGGCTACCGCTTCAACCCCGAGACCGGCCGGGCCGAGATGGCCGACTTCCTCGCGGTGCTCACCAACAAGGTCCAGCTCGTCACCTTCCCGCACGTCATCCTGTCGGCCTACATGGTCGGTGGCGCAGTCGTGATGGGTGTCTCGCTGTGGCTGCTGCGCCGCGAGGCCGGCACCGCCGACGACCGGATGTACCGCCACGGCGTGCGCGTCGGCGCCGCCGTGGCTCTCGTGGCCTCGCTCGGCGTGGTCGTCTCGGGCGACCTCCAGGGCAAGATCATGACCGAGGTCCAGCCGATGAAGATGGCCGCCGCCGAGGCCCTCTACGACACCACCAGCCACGCGCCGTTCTCGGTGCTCTCGGTGGGCCCGCTCGACGGCAGCGAGGCCACCCGCATCATCTCGGTCCCCGGCCTGCTCTCGTTCCTCGGCACCGGCGACGTGAACGGCACCGTCGAGGGCATCAACGACCTCAAGGGCAGCGAGCGCGCACTGGCCGAGAAGGTGGTCGCGCAGTACGGGCCGCAGATGGCGCCCCTGGTCCTCACCGACGACTACACGCCGATCGTGCCGGTGGCCTACTGGACCTTCCGGCTGATGATGGGCCTGGGCTTCCTCACGATGCTGCTAGCGGCGCTGACCCTCTGGGCGACCCGCGGAACGCGTGTCCCCCACGCCCGCTGGTGGCTGCTGGTCGCGGCCGTCACCCCGCTGCTGCCGGTCTTCGCCAACAGCTTCGGCTGGATCTTCACCGAGATGGGGCGCCAGCCGTGGCTGGTCTACGGCCTGATGACCACGGCTACCGGCGTCTCACCGTCGGTGGGCGTCGGCGAGGTGTGGGTCTCGATGGCCGTCTACACCCTCCTCTACGCGGTGCTGGCCGTCGTCGAGGTCAGGCTCTTCCTCACCTACGTCCGCCGCGGCGCCGCGCCCTTCGCGGACCCGGCCACCCCCGCGGACGCCGACGAGGACGCCCCGCTCCAGTTCGCCTACTGA
- a CDS encoding rhomboid family intramembrane serine protease — protein sequence MVYLLLASYPSDAELAVGQCGSWCQGAVGASGAVFGLFGAFLVLQRRLGRSAAGMYVIIALNAVIGFVVPGIAWQAHLGGLLTGALCAVVIGYLGRSRGPLQPPDRRIHWAGLAGVCVLLVVLAAARYALV from the coding sequence GTGGTCTACCTGCTGCTGGCGTCCTACCCCTCCGACGCCGAGCTGGCCGTGGGCCAGTGCGGGTCGTGGTGCCAGGGCGCGGTCGGGGCCTCGGGTGCGGTGTTCGGGCTGTTCGGGGCGTTCCTGGTGCTCCAGCGCCGCCTCGGTCGCTCGGCCGCCGGGATGTACGTGATCATCGCGCTCAACGCGGTGATCGGCTTCGTGGTCCCGGGCATCGCCTGGCAGGCGCACCTCGGCGGCCTGCTCACCGGTGCGCTGTGCGCGGTGGTCATCGGCTACCTGGGGCGCTCGCGCGGGCCCCTGCAGCCGCCCGACCGCCGCATCCACTGGGCCGGGCTGGCCGGGGTTTGCGTGCTGCTGGTCGTGCTGGCCGCCGCCCGGTACGCCCTGGTCTGA
- a CDS encoding cell division protein CrgA, whose protein sequence is MPESKGRSKPTYTPPRRAVAADQGPNARWFVPVMLGLMVVGLLWVVTYYISGVHQFPVPQIGRWNLGVGFALMLTGFMMTTRWR, encoded by the coding sequence GTGCCCGAGTCCAAGGGTCGATCCAAGCCCACGTACACGCCCCCGCGGCGCGCTGTCGCCGCCGACCAGGGCCCCAACGCGCGGTGGTTCGTGCCGGTGATGCTCGGGCTCATGGTCGTCGGGCTGCTGTGGGTCGTCACGTACTACATCTCGGGGGTGCACCAGTTCCCGGTGCCGCAGATCGGCCGCTGGAACCTCGGCGTCGGGTTCGCCCTGATGCTCACCGGCTTCATGATGACCACCCGCTGGCGCTGA
- a CDS encoding DUF881 domain-containing protein, with translation MPVAALVAGSLFASSVRASEGGALRADAARLPDLIRAQTRTNAERSARIEALQAQIDKATAAMAPGDAQTSNLEKQAAVLAPAAGRTAVRGPTLEVTLDDAKLEGGELPSGATADDYVIHQQDVQAVVNALWAGGAEAMMLQDQRVISSSAVRCVGNTLVLQGRVYSPPYVIAAIGDVGRMRSSLDNDPEVDNLRAWSVRVGLGYDVNEAGQRTFPAYGGTITPEHARVESPAS, from the coding sequence GTGCCCGTCGCCGCGCTCGTGGCCGGCTCGCTCTTCGCCTCCAGCGTGCGGGCCTCCGAGGGCGGTGCGCTGCGCGCCGACGCCGCCCGCCTACCCGACCTCATCCGCGCCCAGACCCGCACCAACGCCGAGCGCTCCGCGCGCATCGAGGCCCTCCAGGCGCAGATCGACAAGGCCACCGCGGCCATGGCCCCGGGCGACGCCCAGACCAGCAACCTCGAGAAGCAGGCCGCGGTCCTCGCGCCGGCTGCCGGGCGCACCGCCGTGCGCGGCCCGACCCTCGAGGTCACCCTCGACGACGCCAAGCTCGAGGGCGGCGAGCTGCCCAGCGGCGCCACCGCCGACGACTACGTCATCCACCAGCAGGACGTGCAGGCCGTGGTCAACGCCCTGTGGGCCGGCGGGGCCGAGGCGATGATGCTGCAGGACCAGCGCGTCATCTCGTCGAGCGCGGTGCGCTGCGTCGGCAACACCCTGGTGCTCCAGGGCCGGGTCTACTCCCCGCCCTACGTCATCGCGGCCATCGGTGACGTGGGCCGGATGCGCAGCTCGCTCGACAACGACCCCGAGGTCGACAACCTGCGCGCCTGGTCGGTGCGCGTCGGGCTCGGGTACGACGTCAACGAGGCCGGCCAGCGCACCTTCCCGGCGTACGGCGGCACCATCACCCCGGAGCACGCCCGGGTCGAGAGCCCCGCCTCGTGA